Proteins encoded together in one Amblyomma americanum isolate KBUSLIRL-KWMA chromosome 1, ASM5285725v1, whole genome shotgun sequence window:
- the LOC144096945 gene encoding uncharacterized protein LOC144096945, producing the protein MQQDSIVKPVRFLTRKHVFPSNIEKMNVSRAVQVFSPPVTAALKLLQEQAGHICDMSFAAVGPTIKFMDIMHRWFLLMDVSNCAQHIQQKQPDSRQYDSSGDSRLSWLMPSFQSCLQSMQRHCQAKQFLSKETYQALVMTTTSNVECIKHLLAVESFKFVLTRKFSSDPFESFFGWLRRSAGSNDQTDARAVLSGVEKVQKTGLVSASLNSNVVGTSNHSLGPLSTKPAVTQHVDLFPQETRRLLGDLLKNPKSLLPTSDTAALSMLGGYLARVVQEKLDCSSCTAFLTRPASSAPSGSLIHQDRGGLFYPSTEFVYVLYALRKYIEVMLEKRRFMEKPLQAAVSTAVDVLAEHGALKCARPCSDHHKELLKLVCTKFFRPVITNYALSVTDRRDIFKPLTSKPLSRKLLKL; encoded by the coding sequence ATGCAGCAAGACAGCATTGTTAAACCGGTTCGCTTTTTAACAAGGAAGCATGTTTTCCCGTCTAAtattgaaaaaatgaatgtgTCAAGAGCTGTGCAGGTTTTTTCACCGCCGGTCACTGCTGCACTTAAGCTCCTGCAAGAGCAAGCTGGACACATATGCGACATGAGTTTCGCTGCTGTGGGGCCTACAATCAAGTTTATGGACATAATGCACCGTTGGTTCCTGCTGATGGATGTGAGCAACTGTGCACAACACATTCAGCAAAAACAGCCAGACAGCAGGCAGTACGACAGTTCTGGAGACTCACGTCTAAGCTGGCTAATGCCATCGTTCCAAAGCTGCCTACAAAGCATGCAGCGTCATTGCCAAGCAAAACAGTTCCTTAGTAAGGAAACTTATCAAGCCCTTGTTATGACAACAACATCAAATGTGGAATGCATCAAGCACCTCCTTGCTGTTGAAAGCTTCAAGTTTGTTCTGACTAGAAAATTTTCATCGGACCCATTTGAGTCATTCTTTGGATGGCTAAGGCGATCTGCTGGAAGCAACGACCAGACAGATGCTCGAGCAGTCCTCTCTGGTGTGGAGAAGGTCCAGAAGACAGGCTTAGTTTCAGCTTCGCTAAACAGCAATGTTGTTGGCACTTCAAACCACTCACTTGGACCACTGAGCACTAAGCCTGCAGTGACGCAGCATGTGGATTTATTTCCACAAGAGACAAGAAGGCTCCTTGGTGACCTCCTCAAGAACCCAAAAAGTTTGCTGCCTACGTCAGACACTGCGGCACTTTCAATGTTAGGAGGCTACTTGGCCCGTGTTGTACAAGAGAAGTTGGACTGCAGCTCCTGCACTGCTTTTCTCACAAGACCTGCCTCATCTGCGCCCAGCGGCAGCCTGATACATCAGGACAGGGGAGGGCTTTTTTATCCGTCTACTGAGTTCGTCTATGTGCTTTACGCACTGCGAAAGTACATTGAAGTGATGTTAGAGAAAAGGAGGTTCATGGAAAAGCCCCTTCAAGCTGCAGTCTCAACTGCCGTGGATGTCCTTGCAGAACATGGGGCATTAAAATGTGCACGTCCTTGCAGTGACCATCACAAAGAACTTTTGAAACTTGTCTGTACAAAGTTCTTCAGACCAGTAATCACGAACTATGCCTTGTCTGTGACAGACAGGAGGGACATATTCAAGCCACTTACATCCAAGCCACTTTCTAGGAAGTTGTTGAAGCTGTGA